The genomic region CAATGGCAACGTTCTAAGTGATAACGTCATCTTCCAAAAATCTTTACAGATTTTAATGAATCTGCCGTTATCATACGAACGTTAACCGCCATTGTCCAGTTTTGGTTGATGTCTACTTACCAATGGCAATGCACTAAGGTATAACGCACTTCGCGCAAAAATTCTTAGGGAATTTATTGCTTGAAGCTTATTATACTACGTGCATTTAAGCGCCATTGTTCAGTTTTCGTTGATGTCTACTTTCCAATGGCAACGTTCTAAGTGATAACGTCATCTTCCAAAAATCTTTACAGATTTTAATGAATCTGCCGTTATCATACGAACGTTAACCGCCATTGTCCAGTTTTCGTTGTTATTCTGCTTCTGTGATGTCTTTTGTGATGTTTTGGTAGTCGAATGTTTTGTTAAGGAATGATGGGTCTGTTGGGAGGTGTTGCTCGAACGTATTACAGTTTTGTATTTCAATTTTGCCGTGTTCGATTTCAAAGTCAAGTATATGTCCCATGAATGTTGTATCGTCTGATAAGAAGTGGGCATGAAATCCGGCTGAACCTACACCGTGAAAAATCTCGGGAGTGAAAATAGCTACGATTGTACCTTCTACATTTTCACGTCTATATTGAGGTTGTTTTCGCGCGGATTCAATGAGTCGTTGATAGGGTGGTTCTTGTTTGGGCATAACACGGATATGCATATGTTTAAACATTCCTGTTATTTTAACGACTGCAAATACATTTTCACTTAACATTTTTGAGCAAATCTTTTTGTACAATGGTTCATGCGATTCAACTTTTGTATGAAATAGAGTGTCAGGAACAAATTGTGCGACAGTAGCGTATGGTGTTTTTTCGTCACCCCTAAGTTCTACGACTGTATCATTATCAGCACTGGCATGATACGCTTTGCCTTCGACTAGAATAACTTCGCCATTAGAGCCTGTCAGTGTTGCAATTCCGTGATCTCCTTTTTGTAAAAGCTCATTGATAGAAGCAGTCCCTTCTAGTGCGCCTGCCATTAAAGTGCCTAAAGTTCCATGTTGATATAAAGTATGTTTTGACACAATCTGTCACTCCTTAAAAATAATATATTCCTGTTTCTTTCATTATTTTATTATTAACAATAATATGTCACAAGCCTAAAGTTATTGTGAGATTGTTTATAATACATGGAAGTTATTGAAGGATGTCATAATGTATTAAGTTACGCATTTTATAATTCAGCATTCGGACAAATATATGAGAAACCGACGATTTACTGTGATAAAAGCTTAATATATTTAAGCAGTGGATTAATTGAAAATATGAAGATTTCGCAGTTTAAAGAATACGTTGAGGTTATCTTGGATTTGGTGGATTACAATAATACGCCACGTCAAGTGAGAGCAATGTTGCTGATATTTATGACTTATCGTCAGAATGAATCATTTTCTGAGACATCACAATATTTAGATGAGTTTTTGAACCAAGGTGAATTAAAATGGTACACTAAACCTAACCACACAATGATAAGTAAACAAGAGCATTTAGGAACGGTAAATGTAGTAAAGGAATCTGTTGCAGAAGAAAAATGTCAAATGGATGTATTTCGTATTAGACACGCCGTTAAGAGAGGATATTTAATTGATTCACAACAAAAGGGGACGATGCATGAATGAGTGGTCGAGTTGAAAAATTATTAATAGGGTCAGTGAAACATTTAGGCGAAAAACAGGCTGAGAACAAGTTTGATCAACCGTGGTCGACAGGTGCTTATAAGACAGAAACGCATGAAGCGGTATTACTTAAATACAAAGGTCTTGAAGGAGATGCTGTGGCAGATACACGATTTCATGGTGGCACTGAAAAAGCACTTTTTGCATATCACATTGGCCACTATGATGCATTGAGTCAGCAGTTAGGCCGAGACATTCCAATTGGTAGTAATGGTGAGAATATTGTTGTGAGCCACATGGATGAGATGAATGTGTGTATTGAGGATGTGTATCAAATTGGTGAAGCAATAGTTCAAGTGTCACAACCTAGGCGTCCATGTTGGAAACCAAGCCGCCGTCTTCGTATGCTTGAGTTTGGGAATATATTACAAAGGACAGGTCGTACCGGATGGTATTTTCGAGTTTTACAGGAGGGGCGTATTCAAAAAGGTGACGTGCTACAACTATTAGAGCGCTCGTATCATGAATGGACCATTCAACGGATGAATGATTGCTTAGAACATGAAACGTCCATAGAGACACTTCAGACACTTTATAATGCGCCTTTTTTACCTGAGAGTTGGAAGAAAACTTTGATGAAAAAAATCAATAACGAACAGATTGATGATCATAACAGACTGTATGGTCCGAATGTATAAATGATTAACGCCGATAAGTAAAATGTTACTTGTTGGTGTTTTTATTTTGGCTGAATTCAAAATAAATATTTATTCACTTTATATGTATAAATATTCCTTATTAATAATGTTAAATAAATTTTTAACGTTATTAATGTACTTTATAAAGGCGTTTTAGTAATGTTTATTTATTGGAAAAGTTATATATATTCAAAGTTAGAGTGTAAAGTTTTTGTATGAGATTTGCATTAAAATTTAATTTTAGATACTCTAATGCGTGTATCAAGATGACATACTCCAGAAATTTTGTTTAAGGGGTTCAAAATAATATTTCATATAAGGGGTGCTTAATTGTGCAGAAAAAATCTAACCAGATGGACTGGTTTGTGTTTTTTGGTGCGGCATTGGTGTTATTAATTGCTGTCGTTCCAATGATGGTATTTCCTGATCAAAGTCGTTCTGTCGTCATGGCGATGAATGATTTTGTAACGTCTAAACTTGGGGCAGTGTACCTAGTGTTAGGATTAGCGATTTTTGCATTTGTGATGTATATTGCCTTTGGTAAATATGGATCCGTAACATTAGGGCGTGCCAGTGATAAGCCTGAATTTAGTGATTTTGCATGGGCGTCTATGCTATTTTGCGCGGGTATCGGTTCAGATATTTTATATTGGGGCGTGATTGAGTGGGCGTATTATTTTCAAGGTCCACCACATGGCGCGAAACCTTTAAGTGATACAGCATTAGAATATGCGACGATGTATGGTATGTTTCACTGGGGACCGATAGCATGGTCTATTTATGTATTGCCTGCATTACCTATTGCTTATTTAGTTTTCGTTAAAAAACAACCTGTATTTCGTATTAGTGAAGCATGTCGACCTATTCTGAAAGGGCAAACGGATAAGTTTTTAGGTAAACTTGTAGATATTTTATTTATCTTTGGTTTAATCGGTGGGACTGCAACCTCTCTTGCATTAGGGGTGCCTATGATTTCTGCCGGACTTGAAAAGTTATTCGGTATTGATGGGCAAAATATGCTAGTTAAAAGTTTGGTGTTAATAGGTATTACCATTGTCTTTTCATATAGTTCATATCAAGGATTGAAAAAGGGGATTC from Staphylococcus felis harbors:
- a CDS encoding DUF3427 domain-containing protein — protein: MEVIEGCHNVLSYAFYNSAFGQIYEKPTIYCDKSLIYLSSGLIENMKISQFKEYVEVILDLVDYNNTPRQVRAMLLIFMTYRQNESFSETSQYLDEFLNQGELKWYTKPNHTMISKQEHLGTVNVVKESVAEEKCQMDVFRIRHAVKRGYLIDSQQKGTMHE
- a CDS encoding MOSC domain-containing protein, with product MSGRVEKLLIGSVKHLGEKQAENKFDQPWSTGAYKTETHEAVLLKYKGLEGDAVADTRFHGGTEKALFAYHIGHYDALSQQLGRDIPIGSNGENIVVSHMDEMNVCIEDVYQIGEAIVQVSQPRRPCWKPSRRLRMLEFGNILQRTGRTGWYFRVLQEGRIQKGDVLQLLERSYHEWTIQRMNDCLEHETSIETLQTLYNAPFLPESWKKTLMKKINNEQIDDHNRLYGPNV
- the budA gene encoding acetolactate decarboxylase; the encoded protein is MSKHTLYQHGTLGTLMAGALEGTASINELLQKGDHGIATLTGSNGEVILVEGKAYHASADNDTVVELRGDEKTPYATVAQFVPDTLFHTKVESHEPLYKKICSKMLSENVFAVVKITGMFKHMHIRVMPKQEPPYQRLIESARKQPQYRRENVEGTIVAIFTPEIFHGVGSAGFHAHFLSDDTTFMGHILDFEIEHGKIEIQNCNTFEQHLPTDPSFLNKTFDYQNITKDITEAE